GGCAAATAAAACCTCCAGTTATTTTTTCATGCAGGTAAACCGTGTGCCTTACCTGCTCGCAGTGACTACctttacatgcacacagtattaagttttctgctctcttattttgaaaagggAATATAATCATACCAAGCTGTGTATTAACGATGATTATTCCACAAACATTCGCGTGAACCTGCAGCAGTGCATACTCCTATAACCAGCTGCTTCCATTCATCCAATCAGATTCTTTAAAAAGGTTAAAGTTGTGCATATTCCTGCATATCTACaatctttaaaagttttttttattggccaATCCTTTTGTTTTACAAACACATCATTCTAAAGCCTTGCAAAATGTCTACTAGTCGGTTTGTTTATGACACACAACTGAACGTAAGCAGGCCACCGGCATGTGTTGCAAACAGGGGAATAAAACTTAACGAGACACATGTTCCAAAGAAGTTCTTATAAACCCAAAAGTGACAGCTTCCCCACAATCGTCTTTATCTGGATATATTTTTAACATCTGTTCATCTACGAGAGTTGCATATAAAATCCTCACTCTGTTTCTCAGGGTTTCAGATACAATCCTGTTAATCACAGGAGGCTGTCTAtgcactttcacacacactttgcccCAGTGGGTCTTCCTCTGATAGGACAAGTGTCCAAAATAAACACTATTTCAGGAAACTGCAAAACATCAGGGCTGACATGATGTTAGACATGTTGATGTAGAAGGTATGATTCTGTCTAGCGACCTTGAGGCTTATGAAAGGGGGCACCAGAGAGAATCACCATAGGCCTTTTCATTTTCtagtaagcacacacacacacgacaaacTTGGTCATGCCAGGTTGTACCTCTGACACTAGTCAATGAAGATCTGACGCTGGGTGAGCACCTGTGACAGCTCCTTCTGGAGCTGCCGGTACTTTTGGTTATCAGGCAGTGACTCAATAGATCTGgagcacagaggagagacagtggggagggggagggggggtttcaAAGGGATTGACAGAGGATTGAGaacagagagtaagaacaatgGCAGCAGAAATGAAATGTGGGGCAAAAGGCAATAAAAGAATCAAAGTGACAAAGAAAGGGAAAGTGGGAGGAGATCAAGTGAATACTGAGACAACTGGAACTAGAAGTTTGAAGTGAAAAGGCAGGTTTAATGAAATGATACAAGATATGATGGAAAtgggaaaaagagaaagacatgaTCTGTTGACTCGTACATGGAGACCCTGCAGACTGGACTTGCTCTGATAAAAGGGGATGGTTAGAGTAAACTATAAAAGGCCTGTCGTGTTACCTTAGGCCGTTGACGATGTCCTTGGTCTTGCCAAAGTAGATTTCATTCAGTGTGGAGCGAATCTTATTCTCCATGTccttaaacaagaaaaaagacattcctCAGTTTAAGTGTGATTTCTACTATTTTCCTGTGTTGCACAGATGCTTCTTTGATATGTGCTGAAAAGGATGTTCAGTTAACACACTGCAGGGCAACATGAATGACTTCCTCTTCACTGGAGTTGAACAATGCATTTAGTTAGAGTACCCAGAGTACCCTGGGTTGAGAGGAAGAAATAAACAAGCTGCTCTCACTTTAGTCTGTCCTTTAAATCTGAACATTAACAATTAAACACTTACAAAGACTTTTACTTTCAAACTGCTTTGCAATCCAGAAGATCCCAGAGAAAGACATGGTTATAGCTTCTCCAACACTAATTAACTGTCATTTCTGTCAGTCCTCAGATGTCTGGTTATCTGttctttgcatgttttctgCATTCAATACCACTAAATGAAACTCATTTAAAGCAGTGTTACGAATAGCAGAATGTtaccttaaaggctttacatgtgattttttgatccagcagatgtcgcccttgagcaccagcatgaaaccaaaacttgcattgttgtgttagcatgctaatgctagtgatctttattatgctcatatcttcacactgcatgtaaatttacctgaaatgatcgtgatctagaaacacagttaagcagtgagtacagtatgttattcttcttttctctagtccctcaattaaacaacttttatacgtgaggggaggagtcagccggctgtcctgaaaatgtaaacaaagtgaagataggactctgaaaactctgaaaacatcacagacagtgggactcgggtgttacaccgattgtagacagtcatgactcacagagttattttcagaggatatacttgatttctattatatttaagtgtgaaaaatcacatagaaagactttaagaaaaGTGGGATTTATTGCTGGACAGTTTTTAGACAAGGTGGACTTATTCCACTGGTACATAGGTCATAATGTCGTGAGCAGAATCCCTGTTTTAGGTAGGTGGTGAAGGGGTTTAAAACAAGCACAATATATGATGTCATACTAACTTCAACAAGGCGGCCGATGTTGGCGATGTGGGGATTGTTCTCTCCAACCTGGTCATCTCTTTCCATCTGTGAAAAGATGGAATAGGTTTAGTACACACTGAACAACAAGCTGGACGTCTGAATGAGTCATCTGTGTATTCTTCTGTAGTGTAATACAGCACCTGTCTCGTAAGGCTGCCTCCCAGGTTCATGGTACCAGAGCCGGTCTTAGTTGTCTGGAGCCACAGCATGACGGTGGAGGTGAGTTTGTAGTGAGCATTGCGACCGCTTGACTTCTCCTGCGCACACAACGGACACAAAAACCAATTAGACTAAAGTCCACAGTTTAACGTGTTAAGTTTAACATGGTGTTGCTGTCTTAGGATTCATGAAAGTGCGTACTGATTATAACAGTCACAGGCCTACCGTCTGTATAAAAGAAACCCCCCTACTTCACTTACTGTAAAATGATTGGATAGATAGTTGACCCTCTTTTATAAGGAATATGAATCTTATATTTGCCAGAGGTGGTAACATGTTTATTCTGCATTATAAGATGTAAAGGGATGCATAGGGTTCAGGTCTACAAGGGGTGTTGCAATGTATTAATATATACTGATCTATCAATTCATTGATTTGATAACATCATTCCATATGATCatcttgaaaacattttggattttgaaattGAATGGGTGCTTGAGTCAGGGAGATAAAACAAGCAGCGAAGAAAAAGCCTGAAATATCAAGCTCTAGCCATTTTCACTTATGAACTCCTCAAAACTTCTAAAGAAATTTCTTGGAACTGTCCTAGATTATCACCTGTCAGACAAGAGAGAGTCTCCCGAAGTAAAAACTGACCTAAAAATATCTGCTACACAATGCGACAATGAGaacatttgcctttatatcaatgctctGAGTGGCTGTTAGGGTTAACACATGCAGCTCGCCCAGAAAACCTCAGGAGTGTGAAAGCTTCTGATATTGATTCAACTGTCTGGAATCATAACCTGGATTCCAGACAACGCACATCAAGATGTTGGATCAAATATAAATGTAAGTGATTGTGCATATAGCAACAACTCACGTTGATAACAGGCCCCAGATTTGATGAAATCAAAATTGTATCCTGTCCAACCTTATGATATCAGTGTTTCTAATGCTGCATCACCTACATGCTGTAATCTATGGGCAAACCAGATGGCCCTTATTTCAATGCAGAGAATTATAAGCACCTTTCTAAACACGCTTCACATTTGCCAGTTTATGAGACCAGATAACCAAGATGAGAGGTTTGTATTTCAAACACAACTGTGTCATATCAGCATCAGTCTCACCTGCACCTCCACCACATGGATGGAGTCCCAGCACCCTTTGATCTTCTTGGATCCGTCCCCGGCCTTCTTGATGAGAATAACTCCAGCAAAGCCATGATCCAAGTCCCAAAGGTACACGGAGGACACACCACCCTCAAAGTACCTGAGAAACGGACATCAGAGGTCACAGCGGGTCACACTCACCGTTTATTAAAAAACATCCCCTGACGTTGCTCAGCTGGCACTCACAGGTCTCTGTACTGGTCAAAGGCGTTATTGGCTTCGACCTCGAGTTTCCTCAAGCGAGCTGAAGGCATGGCACCATCTTCAATGGGAGGTTCATATTTGTTACTCCATGGGGATCTGAAGAAGTCAAGACGATGACAGAATTTGGTTTAAATATGTATCTTACTAAATGTTGAGCTGGCAACATTCAGCAGTCACTTACTGCAATGGTTAGTGACCTTATGGTGACAGTAGACATGATataccattattattattattatgttttctttttaatgtaattatcATTCCTGTAAGAAAAAAGTTTACttataacaacaacatcaaccacaacaataataatttaactAGCTGGCATGTGGTATACGAGAGGAAAGCAAAGATCCTGTCACAGAAAGTGGGTGTGTTTAGAAAGTTATGAAAGTG
The Labrus mixtus chromosome 7, fLabMix1.1, whole genome shotgun sequence DNA segment above includes these coding regions:
- the capzb gene encoding F-actin-capping protein subunit beta isoform X2, giving the protein MNEQQLDCALDLMRRLPPQQIEKNLSDLIDLVPSLCEDLLSSVDQPLKIARDKVVGKDYLLCDYNRDGDSYRSPWSNKYEPPIEDGAMPSARLRKLEVEANNAFDQYRDLYFEGGVSSVYLWDLDHGFAGVILIKKAGDGSKKIKGCWDSIHVVEVQEKSSGRNAHYKLTSTVMLWLQTTKTGSGTMNLGGSLTRQMERDDQVGENNPHIANIGRLVEDMENKIRSTLNEIYFGKTKDIVNGLRSIESLPDNQKYRQLQKELSQVLTQRQIFID
- the capzb gene encoding F-actin-capping protein subunit beta isoform X1, whose product is MNEQQLDCALDLMRRLPPQQIEKNLSDLIDLVPSLCEDLLSSVDQPLKIARDKVVGKDYLLCDYNRDGDSYRSPWSNKYEPPIEDGAMPSARLRKLEVEANNAFDQYRDLYFEGGVSSVYLWDLDHGFAGVILIKKAGDGSKKIKGCWDSIHVVEVQEKSSGRNAHYKLTSTVMLWLQTTKTGSGTMNLGGSLTRQMERDDQVGENNPHIANIGRLVEDMENKIRSTLNEIYFGKTKDIVNGLRSVQTLGEKSKQEALKLNLVEALKRKTQHNP